TTTGAAAAGAAATCTTCAATCGTATTGATCATTATCGGTTCAGTATTTTTATTGAAGAACGAGTTGGATATCCACTTAGGTAGATTTCTTATCCCGGCTGCTGCAATTGCCTTAGGGTTCTACTTGATCAATCGTAACAAGAGCACCCCTACTTTACCTCCTTCTACTCCACCGAAAGATGAGTATGACTGGGACAAGCGTGTAACAGAAGATTATCAAAATAATAATGGCGGTCAGAGTCCAACTGGTACTCAAAACCCTAATGATTCCTATGCACAAACTGATAGCGTGCATAGGAATTATGGAAAAAACTTTATGCCAGATTTCGAAAACTACCTTAAAGTAGACAACTATTTTAGCGATACTAAAAAAGTAATCTTGACAAAGAATTTCTTAGGTGGAAATATAACTTCAGTTTTCGGGAGCACCCAGTTGAACTTCCTGCAAGCAGATTTAAAACAACCTGTTGTAATTGATACATTTCAATTATTTGGAAGCACAAAAATCATCGTTCCTACCAACTGGAAAGTATATTCCAATATTTCTTCGATTTTTGGAGAAGTTGATGATAGAAGACCAATGATAGAGGTTATAACGGATGAGAACAAAAAAATTTACATCACAGGAACTTCATTATTTGGTGGATTAACGATTAAGAATAGTTAGTATTAGGTATGCAAAAACCCTTAAGTGAACAATCAAAACGCTATGTAATCCATGCCTCTTCTTGGATTATTTGTGTTTTATATTTCTTAATTGTTTATGGTTTATTATTGTGGTCCAATATTGCGAAGGTAACCGCAGCGTATGATGCAATTATTGGCGCTTTGACCATGACGGGTATATCCTATTTGATTTACAGTACCCTACAGTTTTATCTGCCAAACAACAAAAACTACTGGAAACTTTTTTCAATGGCGGCTATTTTCTCAGCAATCAGTGTTTTGATTGTCCGCATATTGATCATCCAACTTTCTCCAGACGACAATCTTGTTTACCTGGATTTCAGCCTCCCTTTTCGATTCGTCATCAATTTCCTTATTATAACCTGTGTCATGACCATCAATATCTTTTGGAACATACAGGAAGAATTAGTTTTTAATAAAAGACGAAAAGATGAGAGCGAAAAAATGGTTCGTGACGCAGAACTTTACAACTTGAGACAGCAACTTCAGCCTCATTTCCTTTTCAACAGCTTAAATTCCATCATCGCTTTGATTGGCAGCAAACCTACGGAAGCAAGGAACATGACCTTCCAATTATCTGACTTCCTCAGAGGAACCATGCGAAAAGATGAAAAGCAATTTACAACAGTAGAAGAGGAAATAAATCATTTAAGCTTATATTTAGACATCGAAAAAGTAAGATTTGGGCATCGCTTGAGCACTGAATTTGAATACAACGAGGACGTACTGAGCGGCAAGATACCCGTTATGATCTTACAACCACTTGTTGAAAATGCCATTAAGTTTGGGCTTTATAATGTCACCGATCAAGTAACTATAAAAACTAAGATTCTAT
The Sphingobacterium daejeonense genome window above contains:
- a CDS encoding LiaF transmembrane domain-containing protein, which gives rise to MDNQTTKTDYGKPPKNNKSSNLVGFIIIFLGVAILFKNLNMGNIVPNWMFGWETILIIIGLVIGINSKFEKKSSIVLIIIGSVFLLKNELDIHLGRFLIPAAAIALGFYLINRNKSTPTLPPSTPPKDEYDWDKRVTEDYQNNNGGQSPTGTQNPNDSYAQTDSVHRNYGKNFMPDFENYLKVDNYFSDTKKVILTKNFLGGNITSVFGSTQLNFLQADLKQPVVIDTFQLFGSTKIIVPTNWKVYSNISSIFGEVDDRRPMIEVITDENKKIYITGTSLFGGLTIKNS
- a CDS encoding sensor histidine kinase; protein product: MQKPLSEQSKRYVIHASSWIICVLYFLIVYGLLLWSNIAKVTAAYDAIIGALTMTGISYLIYSTLQFYLPNNKNYWKLFSMAAIFSAISVLIVRILIIQLSPDDNLVYLDFSLPFRFVINFLIITCVMTINIFWNIQEELVFNKRRKDESEKMVRDAELYNLRQQLQPHFLFNSLNSIIALIGSKPTEARNMTFQLSDFLRGTMRKDEKQFTTVEEEINHLSLYLDIEKVRFGHRLSTEFEYNEDVLSGKIPVMILQPLVENAIKFGLYNVTDQVTIKTKILLENNLLSIEISNPFEQDQPEQKKGTGFGLTSIQRRLYLLFGRTDLLQTSVDGNTFISTLRIPQL